One genomic window of Medicago truncatula cultivar Jemalong A17 chromosome 1, MtrunA17r5.0-ANR, whole genome shotgun sequence includes the following:
- the LOC25481099 gene encoding probable pectinesterase/pectinesterase inhibitor 7 isoform X2 — protein sequence MAFKHRSIAYLLSILIFVSLHVANGIPPETICGSTVNPTYCKNILANQNGNKKYLMMVGEGINQTVITGDHNVVDGFTTFNSATFAVVGQGFVAVNITFRNTAGPSKHQAVALRSGADMSTFYSCSFEGYQDTLYTHSLRQFYRECDIYGTVDFIFGNGAVVLQNCNIYPRLPLSGQFNSITAQGRTDPNQNTGTSIQNATIKAADDLAPKVGTVQTYLGRPWKEYSRTVFMQSFMDSFINPAGWHEWNGDFALNTLYYAEYSNRGAGSSTVNRVTWPGYHVIGATDAANFTVSNFLSGDDWIPQTGVPYSSGLI from the exons ATGGCTTTCAAGCACAGATCCATTGCCTATCTACTTTCGATCTTGATCTTTGTATCCTTGCATGTAGCAAATGGTATTCCTCCAGAAACCATTTGTGGGTCCACCGTAAACCCTACTTATTGTAAAAACATACTTGCCAATCAAAATGGAAAC aaaaagtacttgatgatggttggAGAGGGAATCAATCAAACAGTTATCACAGGAGACCACAATGTTGTTGATGGTTTCACAACATTCAATTCGGCTACATTTG CTGTAGTTGGTCAAGGGTTTGTGGCAGTTAACATAACATTTCGCAACACCGCTGGACCAAGCAAACACCAAGCAGTTGCACTAAGAAGTGGAGCAGATATGTCCACCTTCTATAGTTGTAGCTTTGAAGGGTATCAGGACACATTGTATACACATTCTCTAAGGCAGTTTTATCGAGAATGCGATATATACGGAACAGTTGACTTCATATTTGGAAATGGTGCAGTTGTTTTGCAAAATTGTAACATTTATCCTCGCCTTCCGCTAAGTGGACAATTCAATTCCATCACAGCTCAAGGTCGAACTGATCCAAATCAAAACACTGGAACTTCTATACAAAATGCAACTATTAAAGCAGCAGATGATTTGGCTCCGAAAGTTGGAACTGTACAAACATACCTTGGGAGACCGTGGAAAGAATATTCGAGGACAGTTTTTATGCAATCTTTCATGGACAGCTTCATAAACCCTGCTGGTTGGCATGAATGGAATGGTGATTTTGCGTTGAATACTTTGTACTATGCAGAGTACAGCAACAGAGGAGCGGGTTCAAGCACCGTGAATCGAGTGACATGGCCTGGTTATCATGTTATCGGTGCTACCGATGCAGCCAATTTCACGGTGTCCAATTTCTTGAGTGGTGATGATTGGATTCCTCAAACTGGTGTTCCATACTCCAGTGGATTGATATAG
- the LOC25481099 gene encoding probable pectinesterase/pectinesterase inhibitor 7 isoform X1, producing the protein MAFKHRSIAYLLSILIFVSLHVANGIPPETICGSTVNPTYCKNILANQNGNIYDYGRISIRKSLSQSRKFMNSIDSHLQGGSSLSQSTIRALEDCRFLAELSFEYLSNTYTTTNQSSNVLPTSQAEDFETFLSAVLTNQQTCLEGLNTIASDQRVKNDLLSSLSDDMKLHSVTLALFKKGWVPKNKIRTSWPQNGKHLNFKNGRLPLKMSNKARAIYDSARRNGRKLLQTNTNEDSVVVSDVVVVSQDGSGNFTAINDAVAAAPNNTVASDGYFFIFITKGVYQEYVSIPKNKKYLMMVGEGINQTVITGDHNVVDGFTTFNSATFAVVGQGFVAVNITFRNTAGPSKHQAVALRSGADMSTFYSCSFEGYQDTLYTHSLRQFYRECDIYGTVDFIFGNGAVVLQNCNIYPRLPLSGQFNSITAQGRTDPNQNTGTSIQNATIKAADDLAPKVGTVQTYLGRPWKEYSRTVFMQSFMDSFINPAGWHEWNGDFALNTLYYAEYSNRGAGSSTVNRVTWPGYHVIGATDAANFTVSNFLSGDDWIPQTGVPYSSGLI; encoded by the exons ATGGCTTTCAAGCACAGATCCATTGCCTATCTACTTTCGATCTTGATCTTTGTATCCTTGCATGTAGCAAATGGTATTCCTCCAGAAACCATTTGTGGGTCCACCGTAAACCCTACTTATTGTAAAAACATACTTGCCAATCAAAATGGAAACATTTATGACTACGGTCGAATTTCAATTCGAAAATCCTTATCGCAATCCCGTAAGTTCATGAACTCAATAGACTCACACCTTCAAGGTGGTTCGTCTTTGTCTCAATCCACAATTCGTGCTCTTGAAGATTGTCGATTCCTTGCTGAATTGAGTTTTGAATACTTATCAAACACCTATACAACAACAAATCAATCTAGTAATGTTCTTCCAACTTCTCAAGCAGAAGACTTTGAAACTTTTCTTAGTGCCGTTTTGACTAATCAACAAACATGTTTGGAAGGTCTAAACACTATAGCTTCTGATCAGAGAGTGAAGAATGATTTGTTGTCATCGCTCTCCGATGATATGAAGCTTCATAGTGTCACCCTAGCGTTGTTCAAAAAAGGTTGggttcctaaaaataaaataagaacatCATGGCCACAAAATGGAAagcatttgaatttcaaaaatgGTCGTTTGCCATTGAAGATGTCAAATAAAGCACGTGCTATTTATGATTCCGCTAGACGCAATGGGAGAAAACTACTTCAAACTAATACTAATGAAGATAGTGTTGTGGTGAGTGATGTTGTCGTTGTTAGTCAAGATGGAAGTGGAAACTTTACCGCAATCAATGACGCCGTAGCTGCTGCACCAAATAACACGGTTGCTAGTGATGGATACTTCTTCATATTTATCACCAAAGGTGTGTATCAAGAGTACGTATCTATacccaaaaacaaaaagtacttgatgatggttggAGAGGGAATCAATCAAACAGTTATCACAGGAGACCACAATGTTGTTGATGGTTTCACAACATTCAATTCGGCTACATTTG CTGTAGTTGGTCAAGGGTTTGTGGCAGTTAACATAACATTTCGCAACACCGCTGGACCAAGCAAACACCAAGCAGTTGCACTAAGAAGTGGAGCAGATATGTCCACCTTCTATAGTTGTAGCTTTGAAGGGTATCAGGACACATTGTATACACATTCTCTAAGGCAGTTTTATCGAGAATGCGATATATACGGAACAGTTGACTTCATATTTGGAAATGGTGCAGTTGTTTTGCAAAATTGTAACATTTATCCTCGCCTTCCGCTAAGTGGACAATTCAATTCCATCACAGCTCAAGGTCGAACTGATCCAAATCAAAACACTGGAACTTCTATACAAAATGCAACTATTAAAGCAGCAGATGATTTGGCTCCGAAAGTTGGAACTGTACAAACATACCTTGGGAGACCGTGGAAAGAATATTCGAGGACAGTTTTTATGCAATCTTTCATGGACAGCTTCATAAACCCTGCTGGTTGGCATGAATGGAATGGTGATTTTGCGTTGAATACTTTGTACTATGCAGAGTACAGCAACAGAGGAGCGGGTTCAAGCACCGTGAATCGAGTGACATGGCCTGGTTATCATGTTATCGGTGCTACCGATGCAGCCAATTTCACGGTGTCCAATTTCTTGAGTGGTGATGATTGGATTCCTCAAACTGGTGTTCCATACTCCAGTGGATTGATATAG